The following proteins come from a genomic window of Carassius gibelio isolate Cgi1373 ecotype wild population from Czech Republic chromosome B8, carGib1.2-hapl.c, whole genome shotgun sequence:
- the LOC127963783 gene encoding PAK4-inhibitor INKA2 isoform X1 — protein sequence MDCNLRRLKHELDSLWQSDEGLQAQMNSVIGALQELKLLQVQTALEELEFSSKTSQASSYTGKMLDQINYSSRITHLNQTQNPEKSISQESFRTELTMEPSLFLTSSPAENRHIPRRVYGGSLSTSSSFSSQEDTTDNSFSSYDIDDSTDWTASLMNHSRNRQPLVLGDNVFADLVGNWLDLPDVEGQAAGEDQNDSSLKETLSESSTSGHSQDLSRKLSLTANIFKRVLRRVRPRHHQESEGMDVCKQPKITCRKPKSDISKPFWVRTRGMKKKTTPTKQKGMTYQGSEGLTDRGWVDIVEKRPSVFDYSSAVWV from the coding sequence GATTCTTTGTGGCAGTCGGATGAGGGTCTCCAAGCTCAGATGAATTCTGTTATCGGTGCCCTCCAGGAGCTCAAACTCTTGCAGGTCCAGACTGCGCTGGAGGAGCTGGAGTTCTCCAGTAAAACAAGCCAGGCCTCTTCATACACTGGCAAAATGCTCGATCAGATAAACTACAGTTCAAGAATAACCCACTTGAACCAaacacagaatccagaaaaaagtaTTTCACAAGAAAGTTTCAGGACTGAGCTTACCATGGAACCATCTTTGTTCCTCACTAGTTCTCCAGCAGAGAACCGCCATATTCCCAGGAGGGTTTACGGAGGAAGTCTAAGCACTTCTTCCTCTTTTTCCTCTCAGGAAGACACAACTGACAACAGTTTCTCCTCATACGATATTGATGACTCTACTGACTGGACAGCCTCATTGATGAACCATAGTAGAAACAGACAGCCATTGGTATTGGGCGACAATGTTTTTGCTGATTTGGTTGGAAACTGGCTGGACCTGCCTGATGTTGAAGGCCAGGCGGCAGGTGAGGATCAAAATGACTCGAGTCTTAAAGAAACGCTTTCAGAGTCATCAACTAGCGGTCACTCTCAGGATCTCTCCAGGAAACTCTCACTAACAGCTAACATCTTCAAGCGAGTCCTACGCCGCGTTCGGCCACGACACCACCAAGAAAGTGAAGGAATGGATGTGTGTAAACAACCAAAAATCACATGCAGAAAGCCAAAGTCAGATATCAGCAAGCCATTCTGGGTGAGAACAAGAGGAATGAAGAAGAAAACCACACCCACCAAACAAAAGGGCATGACTTATCAGGGCTCAGAGGGTTTGACTGACAGAGGATGGGTGGATATTGTAGAGAAACGTCCATCTGTGTTTGATTACAGCTCAGCTGTGTGGGTctaa
- the LOC127963783 gene encoding PAK4-inhibitor INKA2 isoform X2: MNSVIGALQELKLLQVQTALEELEFSSKTSQASSYTGKMLDQINYSSRITHLNQTQNPEKSISQESFRTELTMEPSLFLTSSPAENRHIPRRVYGGSLSTSSSFSSQEDTTDNSFSSYDIDDSTDWTASLMNHSRNRQPLVLGDNVFADLVGNWLDLPDVEGQAAGEDQNDSSLKETLSESSTSGHSQDLSRKLSLTANIFKRVLRRVRPRHHQESEGMDVCKQPKITCRKPKSDISKPFWVRTRGMKKKTTPTKQKGMTYQGSEGLTDRGWVDIVEKRPSVFDYSSAVWV; encoded by the coding sequence ATGAATTCTGTTATCGGTGCCCTCCAGGAGCTCAAACTCTTGCAGGTCCAGACTGCGCTGGAGGAGCTGGAGTTCTCCAGTAAAACAAGCCAGGCCTCTTCATACACTGGCAAAATGCTCGATCAGATAAACTACAGTTCAAGAATAACCCACTTGAACCAaacacagaatccagaaaaaagtaTTTCACAAGAAAGTTTCAGGACTGAGCTTACCATGGAACCATCTTTGTTCCTCACTAGTTCTCCAGCAGAGAACCGCCATATTCCCAGGAGGGTTTACGGAGGAAGTCTAAGCACTTCTTCCTCTTTTTCCTCTCAGGAAGACACAACTGACAACAGTTTCTCCTCATACGATATTGATGACTCTACTGACTGGACAGCCTCATTGATGAACCATAGTAGAAACAGACAGCCATTGGTATTGGGCGACAATGTTTTTGCTGATTTGGTTGGAAACTGGCTGGACCTGCCTGATGTTGAAGGCCAGGCGGCAGGTGAGGATCAAAATGACTCGAGTCTTAAAGAAACGCTTTCAGAGTCATCAACTAGCGGTCACTCTCAGGATCTCTCCAGGAAACTCTCACTAACAGCTAACATCTTCAAGCGAGTCCTACGCCGCGTTCGGCCACGACACCACCAAGAAAGTGAAGGAATGGATGTGTGTAAACAACCAAAAATCACATGCAGAAAGCCAAAGTCAGATATCAGCAAGCCATTCTGGGTGAGAACAAGAGGAATGAAGAAGAAAACCACACCCACCAAACAAAAGGGCATGACTTATCAGGGCTCAGAGGGTTTGACTGACAGAGGATGGGTGGATATTGTAGAGAAACGTCCATCTGTGTTTGATTACAGCTCAGCTGTGTGGGTctaa